In Papaver somniferum cultivar HN1 chromosome 1, ASM357369v1, whole genome shotgun sequence, a genomic segment contains:
- the LOC113289036 gene encoding probable GTP-binding protein OBGC2 isoform X1, which produces MTRFCPIRCRPSNGMRRPNNSLLLECCLVPTKFKQSLLMAYLLSPSTTSLNLNLPTDSYHSTRLTTTCLPLPNRLNWDSLHSRPNGCRVLKCKLTKIKEYPPSTPSTLIKEPHKYFDQVIITVRSGDGGHGAILGMPDQKAPPKSQGKYGKENKWKSSFRRDSDGSLILPMGGHGGDVIIYADEGLDTLLEYHKKSRHNAKRGGNVDAMGVLTKQLRDGLAAPTVRIPVPVGTVVKRKRGTFLADLAQPGDEILVARGGQGGISLLEMPEHKKKKAMTISSNVMRDDSDKVLTLGQPGEEVNLELILRVVADVGLVGLPNAGKSTLLAAITLAKPEIANYPFTTLIPNLGRLGGDPSLGAGKFSSEATLADLPGLIEGAHLGKGLGRNFLRHLRRTRLLVHIVDASTYDPVKDYRTVKEELRMYNPEYLERPFLVVLNKIDLPEAQDRMPSLIEEISMIGCDELPAELEMDVDKADKLLPIQNENVNVPSSGSPKRDRREKQIEEYPRPLAVVGVSVLKGIRIDEMLKEIRGGLRKSQGFEKEELALRT; this is translated from the exons tctAGAATGCTGTCTCGTTCCAACTAAGTTTAAGCAGTCTCTTCTAATGGCTTATCTACTTAGTCCGTCTACAACTTCTCTGAACCTAAATCTTCCTACTGATTCGTACCACTCCACTCGCTTAACCACTACTTGCCTTCCTTTACCTAACAG ATTGAATTGGGACAGTCTGCATTCACGGCCCAATGGCTGCCGTGTTCTTAAGTGCAAACTTACCAAGATAAAGGAGTATCCACCGTCAACCCCTTCGACATTGATAAAGGAACCTCACAAGTACTTTGATCAAGTAATTATCACAGTTAGATCTGGTGATGGTGGTCATGGTGCAATTCTTGGTATGCCTGATCAGAAAGCTCCTCCGAAATCGCAAGGAAAATATGGCAAAGAAAATAAGTGGAAAAGTTCGTTCAGAAGAGATTCAGATGGATCACTTATCCTTCCCATGGGTGGTCATGGGGGTGATGTTATCATTTATGCAGATGAGGGATTGGATACGTTGTTAGAATATCATAAGAAGAGTAGGCATAACGCCAAGCGTGGGGGAAATGTTGATGCTATGGGTGTCCTGACCAAACAACTGCGTGACGGACTAGCTGCTCCGACAGTGCGTATACCTGTCCCCGTAG GTACAGTTGTGAAACGTAAGAGAGGGACCTTTCTGGCGGATCTAGCACAGCCAGGTGATGAAATTCTGGTTGCTAGAGGTGGGCAAGGTGGG ATCAGCTTGTTGGAGATGCCtgaacataaaaagaaaaaagcaatGACGATAAGTAGTAATGTCATGAGGGATGACAGCGACAAG GTGTTAACTCTTGGTCAACCTGGGGAGGAAGTTAATCTAGAGCTGATTTTGAGGGTAGTTGCGGATGTTGGTCTAGTG GGACTGCCAAATGCTGGAAAATCAACTCTCTTGGCAGCGATTACTCTTGCAAAACCTGAGATTGCCAATTACCCTTTCACTACATTAATTCCAAACCTAGGAAGGCTAGGCGGAGATCCTAGTTTAGGTGCAGGAAAATTTTCGTCAGAGGCAACCTTAGCAGATTTGCCTGGTCTCATCGAAGGTGCTCATTTGGGGAAG GGTCTTGGTCGCAATTTCCTGAGGCACCTGAGAAGGACCCGACTGCTGGTTCATATTGTCGATGCATCTACTTATGACCCTGTAAAGGATTACAGAACTGTCAAAGAA GAATTGCGGATGTACAACCCTGAATACCTTGAGCGTCCATTTCTTGTTGTGTTAAATAAGATTGATCTTCCTGAG GCACAAGACAGGATGCCATCTTTGATTGAAGAAATATCGATGATTGGGTGCGATGAGTTACCTGCAGAGCTAGAAATGGATGTTGATAAAGCGGATAAACTGCTACCAATTCAAAATGAAAATGTTAATGTGCCTTCTTCTGGGTCTCCTAAAAGAGATAGGAGGGAGAAACAAATTGAAGAGTATCCTCGCCCTCTTGCCGTTGTGGGTGTTAGTGTCCT AAAAGGTATCAGAATTGATGAAATGCTCAAGGAGATAAGGGGAGGTTTGAGGAAGAGTCAAGGTTTTGAGAAAGAAGAGCTCGCACTAAGAACTTGA
- the LOC113289036 gene encoding probable GTP-binding protein OBGC2 isoform X2: MVYVRCRPSNGMRRPNNSLLLECCLVPTKFKQSLLMAYLLSPSTTSLNLNLPTDSYHSTRLTTTCLPLPNRLNWDSLHSRPNGCRVLKCKLTKIKEYPPSTPSTLIKEPHKYFDQVIITVRSGDGGHGAILGMPDQKAPPKSQGKYGKENKWKSSFRRDSDGSLILPMGGHGGDVIIYADEGLDTLLEYHKKSRHNAKRGGNVDAMGVLTKQLRDGLAAPTVRIPVPVGTVVKRKRGTFLADLAQPGDEILVARGGQGGISLLEMPEHKKKKAMTISSNVMRDDSDKVLTLGQPGEEVNLELILRVVADVGLVGLPNAGKSTLLAAITLAKPEIANYPFTTLIPNLGRLGGDPSLGAGKFSSEATLADLPGLIEGAHLGKGLGRNFLRHLRRTRLLVHIVDASTYDPVKDYRTVKEELRMYNPEYLERPFLVVLNKIDLPEAQDRMPSLIEEISMIGCDELPAELEMDVDKADKLLPIQNENVNVPSSGSPKRDRREKQIEEYPRPLAVVGVSVLKGIRIDEMLKEIRGGLRKSQGFEKEELALRT, from the exons tctAGAATGCTGTCTCGTTCCAACTAAGTTTAAGCAGTCTCTTCTAATGGCTTATCTACTTAGTCCGTCTACAACTTCTCTGAACCTAAATCTTCCTACTGATTCGTACCACTCCACTCGCTTAACCACTACTTGCCTTCCTTTACCTAACAG ATTGAATTGGGACAGTCTGCATTCACGGCCCAATGGCTGCCGTGTTCTTAAGTGCAAACTTACCAAGATAAAGGAGTATCCACCGTCAACCCCTTCGACATTGATAAAGGAACCTCACAAGTACTTTGATCAAGTAATTATCACAGTTAGATCTGGTGATGGTGGTCATGGTGCAATTCTTGGTATGCCTGATCAGAAAGCTCCTCCGAAATCGCAAGGAAAATATGGCAAAGAAAATAAGTGGAAAAGTTCGTTCAGAAGAGATTCAGATGGATCACTTATCCTTCCCATGGGTGGTCATGGGGGTGATGTTATCATTTATGCAGATGAGGGATTGGATACGTTGTTAGAATATCATAAGAAGAGTAGGCATAACGCCAAGCGTGGGGGAAATGTTGATGCTATGGGTGTCCTGACCAAACAACTGCGTGACGGACTAGCTGCTCCGACAGTGCGTATACCTGTCCCCGTAG GTACAGTTGTGAAACGTAAGAGAGGGACCTTTCTGGCGGATCTAGCACAGCCAGGTGATGAAATTCTGGTTGCTAGAGGTGGGCAAGGTGGG ATCAGCTTGTTGGAGATGCCtgaacataaaaagaaaaaagcaatGACGATAAGTAGTAATGTCATGAGGGATGACAGCGACAAG GTGTTAACTCTTGGTCAACCTGGGGAGGAAGTTAATCTAGAGCTGATTTTGAGGGTAGTTGCGGATGTTGGTCTAGTG GGACTGCCAAATGCTGGAAAATCAACTCTCTTGGCAGCGATTACTCTTGCAAAACCTGAGATTGCCAATTACCCTTTCACTACATTAATTCCAAACCTAGGAAGGCTAGGCGGAGATCCTAGTTTAGGTGCAGGAAAATTTTCGTCAGAGGCAACCTTAGCAGATTTGCCTGGTCTCATCGAAGGTGCTCATTTGGGGAAG GGTCTTGGTCGCAATTTCCTGAGGCACCTGAGAAGGACCCGACTGCTGGTTCATATTGTCGATGCATCTACTTATGACCCTGTAAAGGATTACAGAACTGTCAAAGAA GAATTGCGGATGTACAACCCTGAATACCTTGAGCGTCCATTTCTTGTTGTGTTAAATAAGATTGATCTTCCTGAG GCACAAGACAGGATGCCATCTTTGATTGAAGAAATATCGATGATTGGGTGCGATGAGTTACCTGCAGAGCTAGAAATGGATGTTGATAAAGCGGATAAACTGCTACCAATTCAAAATGAAAATGTTAATGTGCCTTCTTCTGGGTCTCCTAAAAGAGATAGGAGGGAGAAACAAATTGAAGAGTATCCTCGCCCTCTTGCCGTTGTGGGTGTTAGTGTCCT AAAAGGTATCAGAATTGATGAAATGCTCAAGGAGATAAGGGGAGGTTTGAGGAAGAGTCAAGGTTTTGAGAAAGAAGAGCTCGCACTAAGAACTTGA
- the LOC113289036 gene encoding probable GTP-binding protein OBGC2 isoform X3, translating to MVYVRLNWDSLHSRPNGCRVLKCKLTKIKEYPPSTPSTLIKEPHKYFDQVIITVRSGDGGHGAILGMPDQKAPPKSQGKYGKENKWKSSFRRDSDGSLILPMGGHGGDVIIYADEGLDTLLEYHKKSRHNAKRGGNVDAMGVLTKQLRDGLAAPTVRIPVPVGTVVKRKRGTFLADLAQPGDEILVARGGQGGISLLEMPEHKKKKAMTISSNVMRDDSDKVLTLGQPGEEVNLELILRVVADVGLVGLPNAGKSTLLAAITLAKPEIANYPFTTLIPNLGRLGGDPSLGAGKFSSEATLADLPGLIEGAHLGKGLGRNFLRHLRRTRLLVHIVDASTYDPVKDYRTVKEELRMYNPEYLERPFLVVLNKIDLPEAQDRMPSLIEEISMIGCDELPAELEMDVDKADKLLPIQNENVNVPSSGSPKRDRREKQIEEYPRPLAVVGVSVLKGIRIDEMLKEIRGGLRKSQGFEKEELALRT from the exons ATTGAATTGGGACAGTCTGCATTCACGGCCCAATGGCTGCCGTGTTCTTAAGTGCAAACTTACCAAGATAAAGGAGTATCCACCGTCAACCCCTTCGACATTGATAAAGGAACCTCACAAGTACTTTGATCAAGTAATTATCACAGTTAGATCTGGTGATGGTGGTCATGGTGCAATTCTTGGTATGCCTGATCAGAAAGCTCCTCCGAAATCGCAAGGAAAATATGGCAAAGAAAATAAGTGGAAAAGTTCGTTCAGAAGAGATTCAGATGGATCACTTATCCTTCCCATGGGTGGTCATGGGGGTGATGTTATCATTTATGCAGATGAGGGATTGGATACGTTGTTAGAATATCATAAGAAGAGTAGGCATAACGCCAAGCGTGGGGGAAATGTTGATGCTATGGGTGTCCTGACCAAACAACTGCGTGACGGACTAGCTGCTCCGACAGTGCGTATACCTGTCCCCGTAG GTACAGTTGTGAAACGTAAGAGAGGGACCTTTCTGGCGGATCTAGCACAGCCAGGTGATGAAATTCTGGTTGCTAGAGGTGGGCAAGGTGGG ATCAGCTTGTTGGAGATGCCtgaacataaaaagaaaaaagcaatGACGATAAGTAGTAATGTCATGAGGGATGACAGCGACAAG GTGTTAACTCTTGGTCAACCTGGGGAGGAAGTTAATCTAGAGCTGATTTTGAGGGTAGTTGCGGATGTTGGTCTAGTG GGACTGCCAAATGCTGGAAAATCAACTCTCTTGGCAGCGATTACTCTTGCAAAACCTGAGATTGCCAATTACCCTTTCACTACATTAATTCCAAACCTAGGAAGGCTAGGCGGAGATCCTAGTTTAGGTGCAGGAAAATTTTCGTCAGAGGCAACCTTAGCAGATTTGCCTGGTCTCATCGAAGGTGCTCATTTGGGGAAG GGTCTTGGTCGCAATTTCCTGAGGCACCTGAGAAGGACCCGACTGCTGGTTCATATTGTCGATGCATCTACTTATGACCCTGTAAAGGATTACAGAACTGTCAAAGAA GAATTGCGGATGTACAACCCTGAATACCTTGAGCGTCCATTTCTTGTTGTGTTAAATAAGATTGATCTTCCTGAG GCACAAGACAGGATGCCATCTTTGATTGAAGAAATATCGATGATTGGGTGCGATGAGTTACCTGCAGAGCTAGAAATGGATGTTGATAAAGCGGATAAACTGCTACCAATTCAAAATGAAAATGTTAATGTGCCTTCTTCTGGGTCTCCTAAAAGAGATAGGAGGGAGAAACAAATTGAAGAGTATCCTCGCCCTCTTGCCGTTGTGGGTGTTAGTGTCCT AAAAGGTATCAGAATTGATGAAATGCTCAAGGAGATAAGGGGAGGTTTGAGGAAGAGTCAAGGTTTTGAGAAAGAAGAGCTCGCACTAAGAACTTGA
- the LOC113329697 gene encoding protein NLRC5-like — translation MQALFANCCLVELVITGVPSVTFPVHIYEPVVERTCRLLKMNKTTLSSIKIQRSRATQAFIDRVFRSLNLVVYRRPGVSNFLVTDSWFHDGFLNLASFKFIDSLVIKSSNVTWDALTPIIMNTSCRFTHLDLSYTTRFSSMHLEGEANFSYFRVLILTGNNLRPENFYGWENGLTKMTSLVELDMSENPIGDGGLSRLILCLQGAQKLCDLKIEHCNFSHEGLVELLQFVLESNHLKSLSIARSDLWEWSTEVATSLATFLAHSTIKTLNIEGIGLGDNGFAIFREELPLVVNLSFIDVSNNNGAAETTLFTEEFISKALGIVDIKASNNLIQEESLQHLKATLAGVGREFELLENDVQKLEIHFP, via the exons ATGCAG GCCTTATTTGCTAATTGCTGTTTAGTGGAATTGGTAATAACGGGTGTACCGAGCGTAACA TTTCCTGTTCATATCTATGAACCTGTTGTCGAAAGGACTTGCAGGCTTCTAAAAATGAACAAGACAACGTTATCATCAATTAAAATCCAGCGTAGTCGTGCTACTCAAGCTTTTATTGATAGAGTATTCAGGTCTTTAAATTTGGTTGTTTATAGAAGACCTGGCGTCAGTAATTTCTTGGTGACAGATTCTTGGTTTCATGATGGATTTCTGAATCTTGCTTCTTTCAAATTTATCGATTCATTGGTTATAAAATCGAGCAATGTTACTTGGGATGCACTTACTCCCATTATTATGAATACTTCTTGTCGATTTACTCATCTTGATCTATCCTATACTACTAGGTTTAGTAGTATGCATCTAGAAGGTGAAGCAAATTTTTCGTACttcagggtccttatacttacgGGAAACAACCTTAGACCTGAAAATTTTTATGGCTGGGAAAATGGTCTTACGAAAATGACTAGTCTGGTGGAATTAGATATGAGTGAGAATCCTATTGGTGATGGTGGTCTCTCAAGGCTAATCTTATGTCTTCAAGGAGCTCAGAAACTGTGTGACCTAAAGATCGAGCACTGTAATTTCTCTCATGAAGGACTTGTTGAACTTCTTCAGTTTGTCCTCGAATCCAACCATTTGAAGTCCTTATCGATCGCCAGGAGTGATCTTTGGGAATGGTCTACAGAAGTAGCAACTTCTCTAGCTACTTTCTTAGCTCACTCGACAATCAAAACTCTCAACATCGAAGGGATCGGGCTTGGGGATAATGGGTTTGCAATCTTTCGGGAGGAACTTCCATTGGTGGTCAATCTCTCTTTCATCGACGTAAG CAATAACAACGGTGCAGCTGAAACAACGCTTTTCACCGAGGAATTCATTTCTAAAGCTCTAGGAATTGTTGACATCAAGGCATCAAACAACTTGATACAGGAAGAATCACTTCAACATTTGAAGGCGACTCTTGCAG GGGTGGGTCGTGAATTCGAGCTACTAGAGAATGATGTTCAAAAATTAGAAATACATTTTCCCTGA